One genomic segment of Ctenopharyngodon idella isolate HZGC_01 chromosome 7, HZGC01, whole genome shotgun sequence includes these proteins:
- the dbx1a gene encoding homeobox protein DBX1-A: MMIPSVIAPSAIYSAFMRPAASLHSPFPAHPSFLVEDLLRINRPSGYQIHDPHSPCASPPTSTPFSIPDNSRLLDRVSPSITEKHGSCSPKTPVSSKDPTYLKFGVSAILAPSPKKATSPSSVHGMHPKGFPVPYFDGSFCPFVRSSYFPAPSSVVPIRGTFSWPLAARGKPRRGMLRRAVFSDVQRKALEKMFQKQKYISKPDRKKLASKLGLKDSQVKIWFQNRRMKWRNSKERELLSSGGCREQTLPTKTNPHPDLSDVGKKSSEDEDEDDACGDSPRASHFCLSPRRELLNSTDSSISFKHSDFSESDDEITVS; encoded by the exons ATGATGATCCCCAGTGTTATTGCACCTTCTGCAATATATTCAGCATTTATGCGTCCTGCAGCTTCGTTGCATTCGCCTTTCCCAGCTCATCCGAGCTTTCTAGTGGAGGACCTCCTGCGCATCAACAGACCCAGCGGTTACCAGATCCACGACCCGCACTCGCCATGCGCCTCTCCTCCTACTTCAACACCCTTTTCCATCCCGGATAACTCCAGGCTTTTGGACAGAGTCAGCCCAAGTATCACGGAGAAACATGGATCTTGCTCCCCAAAAACGCCAGTCTCTAGCAAGGATCCAACCTACCTCAAGTTTGGGGTGAGTGCCATCTTGGCACCGTCACCAAAGAAAG CCACATCTCCATCCTCCGTTCACGGCATGCATCCCAAAGGATTCCCTGTGCCTTATTTCGATGGTTCCTTCTGCCCTTTCGTCCGTTCCTCATACTTCCCTG CTCCTTCATCGGTTGTACCCATCCGTGGAACTTTTTCCTGGCCTCTTGCTGCGAGAGGGAAGCCCAGAAGAGGGATGCTCCGCCGGGCGGTGTTTTCTGATGTGCAGCGCAAAGCTCTGGAGAAAATGTTCCAAAAGCAGAAATATATCAGCAAGCCTGACAGGAAAAAGCTCGCGTCGAAACTCGGACTTAAAGATTCACAG GTGAAAATTTGGTTCCAGAACCGGCGAATGAAATGGAGAAACTCCAAAGAGAGGGAGCTGCTTTCCTCCGGAGGTTGCCGAGAACAAACCCTGCCGACCAAAACAAATCCTCACCCAGATCTCAGCGACGTGGGTAAAAAGTCCTCtgaggatgaagatgaagaCGATGCTTGCGGAGATAGTCCTCGTGCATCACATTTCTGCCTCTCACCAAGACGTGAACTTTTAAACAGCACTGATTCCAGTATTTCATTCAAACACTCGGACTTTTCTGAATCAGATGATGAAATAACAGTGTCATAA